The Oncorhynchus nerka isolate Pitt River linkage group LG24, Oner_Uvic_2.0, whole genome shotgun sequence genome has a window encoding:
- the LOC115107457 gene encoding synaptotagmin-like protein 3, whose translation MKVKIRSGEWFLEERAKKFPPDSERHETVGEKLLKFYQRLSHITVVPPTAPPYYDGPSFSRSGGLNNSFKKPFTKFMEDLMVSLTSHMRRFSRSQQDVRVEQDLLTVNNRGQSTVWKSLSDTNINKYNNLTKGPSLTNLFKKSRNDDQSSSSSGADEDLSLGSEYSWGKRGSSASSTGTDCGLLEINRVTGELKLAIAFNHITSCLEITINGCRNLANGDIKRKKCHPYVKVYLLPEKSQSSKLKTTIKRNTTDPIYNEILQCQMESPLLSRSTLQVSVWHSATLKKKVFLGEVLVPLEGCIFKDSTTQGSNWYPLCPKPESPEGNAVEQDTAGELLVRMKFTSLSQPSWVCHTDAVHIGPHDVDQLTVLVTGAKNLPTKANNSQNTYVKGCLTLPGPRELVQRTPVLKKPSPVWSHQLLFSRVTPYDLQICTLELDLWDHAPFTFSDRLLGWGRMEAGSSWQLVLQTPNMWHDFSLPMQANINSRRT comes from the exons AT GAAGGTTAAGATCAGGTCCGGGGAGTGGTTTTTGGAAGAAAGGGCCAAGAAATTTCCACCTGACTCGG AAAGGCATGAGACTGTTGGGGAGAAGTTACTAAAGTTTTACCAGAGGTTGAG TCATATAACAGTCGTTCCGCCAACCGCTCCACCCTATTACGATGGTCCATCCTTCAGCAGATCAGGG GGACTGAACAATTCCTTTAAAAAACCATTCACCAAGTTTATGGAGGACCTGATGGTTTCCCTCACAAGCCACATGAGAA GGTTCTCCAGGTCGCAACAGGATGTACGAGTGGAACAGGATCTTCTTACAGTGAACAACAGGGGACAGAGCACTGTCTGGAAAAGCCTCTCTGACACAAACATCAACAAATACAACAAT CTTACCAAAGGCCCCAGTCTTACCAACCTGTTCAAGAAGAGCCGGAATGATGACCAGAGCAGTTCCTCGTCAGGGGCGGATGAGGACCTTTCTCTGGGTTCAGAGTACTCATGGGGAAAGAGG GGCAGTAGTGCTAGTAGCACTGGTACAGACTGTGGTCTATTGGAGATCAACAGAGTGACAGGGGAACTAAAGCTCGCCATCGCCTTCAACCACATCACTTCCTGCCTGGAGATCACAATAAACGGCTGCAGAAACCTGGCGAATGGAGATATCAAGAGGAAGAAGTGTCACCC GTACGTCAAAGTCTACCTACTGCCGGAGAAGTCTCAGAGCAGCAAACTGAAGACAACTATCAAGAGGAACACAACGGATCCCATTTATAATGAAATTTTACAG TGCCAGATGGAGAGCCCCTTGTTGTCTAGGAGTACTCTGCAGGTGTCTGTGTGGCACTCTGCGACCCTGAAGAAGAAGGTGTTTCTGGGAGAGGTCCTCGTCCCGCTGGAGGGCTGTATATTTAAGGACAGCACCACCCAGGGCTccaactggtaccccctgtgtccAAAG CCTGAGAGTCCAGAAGGGAATGCAGTAGAGCAGGATACAGCAGGAGAACTGCTGGTCAGAATGAAGTTCACCTCCTTGTCCCAGCCGTCCTGGGTTTGCCACACAGATG CGGTTCATATTGGACCACATGATGTTGATCAACTGACTGTTCTTGTCACTGGTGCCAAAAATCTGCCCACTAAAGCAAACAACAGTCAGAACACCTATGTGAAAGG GTGCTTGACTCTTCCCGGGCCCAGAGAGCTGGTCCAGAGGACCCCTGTCCTGAAGAAGCCCAGTCCGGTGTGGTCTCACCAGCTGCTCTTCAGCAGAGTCACGCCCTATGACCTCCAGATCTGCACTCTGGAGCTTGACCTCTGGGACCACGCCCCCTTTACCTTCTCAGACCGCCTCCTGGGCTGGGGCAGAATGGAAGCCG GGTCATCATGGCAACTGGTGCTGCAGACACCCAACATGTGGCATGACTTCAGTTTACCCATGCAAGCCAACATCAACAGCAGGAGAACATGA
- the LOC135559592 gene encoding synaptotagmin-like protein 3, producing MDLGVLKALEREKVLEVLQRDKLLCSTDDDRIRRLKTELQEIRRKGAKSFARQYSERTCARCQRQLGMFWNSGAVCRGCSHRVCNKCRVGVSTLDWKCTVCHAYR from the exons ATGGATCTGGGCGTGCTCAAggctctggagagagagaaggttctGGAGGTTCTTCAGAGAGACAAACTTTTATGCAGCACGGATGACGACAGGATAAG GAGGCTGAAGACGGAGCTACAGGAGATCCGAAGGAAAGGTGCCAAGAGTTTTGCCCGGCAGTACAGCGAAAGGACTTGCGCCCGCTGTCAGAGGCAGCTGGGAATGTTCTGGAACTCGGGCGCCGTGTGCCGAGGCTGCAGCCACCGCGTCTGCAACAAGTGTCGCGTGGGCGTGTCCACCCTGGACTGGAAGTGCACCGTCTGCCACGCCTACAGATAG